Proteins found in one Corynebacterium zhongnanshanii genomic segment:
- the leuS gene encoding leucine--tRNA ligase, translated as MTNPGNSATPENSAFRYTPQLAAAIEKKWQQYWSDQGTFNAANPVGPLSDGSDLPQDRKFIQDMFPYPSGVGLHVGHPLGYIATDVFARFHRMKGANVLHTLGYDAFGLPAEQYAVQTGTHPRTTTMANIENMERQLGRLGLGHDKRRAIATTDTEYYRWTQWIFLQIFNSWFDPEATNPAGGKGAARPIAELEEKLAAEREDWATLSAAEKQEILDEYRLVYRSNSTVNWCPGLGTVLANEEVTADGRSERGNFPVFRKNLQQWMMRITAYSDRLIDDLEYLDWTDKVKSMQRNWIGRSRGAEVTFQSPAGGIDVFTTRPDTLFGATYMVLAPEHELVDQLVEAVGEDAYEGVDERWTYGSASVSQAVEAYRAAIAAKSDLERQENKEKTGVYLGVHAINPVNGAEVPVFIADYVLTGYGTGAIMAVPAHDTRDYEFATVFGLPIVAVLDGEVSQEAFVGDARHINSKNDAGLDLNGLGQAEAIDSAIAWLESNGAGHGKIQYKLRDWLFARQRYWGEPFPIVYSKDGVAHALPESMLPVELPEVEDYKPVSFDPEDAQSVPQPPLAKATEWVSVTLDLGDGNGPQEYVRDTNVMPQWAGSSWYQLRYIDPTNDEKFVDLENERYWVGPREGRPSGGVDLYVGGVEHAVLHLLYSRFWHKVLFDLGFVSSFEPYHRLYNQGYIQAYAYTDARGVYVPAEEVQERDGKFYYVPAEGAEKSGFVVGQEVEVFQEYGKMGKSLKNAVSPDEICDSYGADTLRVYEMAMGPLDTSRPWATKDVVGAQRFLQRAWRLVVDEATGQPRVSDAELTDDDLRALHRTVAGVHEDYAELRDNTAVAKLIEYVNYLTKTYASAAEGAPRAAVVPLVQMLSPVAPHIAEEMWSILGGSDTITFEPFPTWDEKWLVDDTIELPVQVMGKVRGRIVVAADASQDEVEAAALAEPNVAGHIEGKTIAKIIVVPGRMVNIVAK; from the coding sequence ATGACTAACCCTGGCAATTCCGCAACCCCCGAAAACAGCGCGTTCCGTTACACTCCTCAGCTCGCGGCTGCGATTGAGAAGAAGTGGCAGCAGTATTGGTCTGACCAGGGAACGTTTAATGCTGCGAACCCTGTTGGCCCGCTGTCTGATGGTTCGGATTTGCCGCAGGATCGCAAGTTTATCCAGGATATGTTCCCGTATCCGTCGGGCGTTGGCCTGCATGTCGGCCACCCGTTGGGTTACATTGCCACGGACGTGTTTGCGCGTTTTCACCGAATGAAGGGCGCCAATGTGCTTCATACGTTGGGGTACGACGCCTTCGGTCTCCCAGCCGAACAGTACGCCGTCCAGACCGGCACTCATCCCCGGACGACCACGATGGCGAACATTGAGAACATGGAGCGTCAGTTGGGGCGTTTGGGATTGGGGCATGATAAGCGCCGTGCGATTGCGACGACGGATACGGAGTATTACCGCTGGACTCAGTGGATTTTCCTTCAGATTTTCAACTCGTGGTTTGATCCGGAGGCCACGAACCCTGCTGGTGGGAAGGGTGCTGCTCGTCCGATTGCGGAGTTGGAGGAGAAGCTGGCTGCTGAGCGCGAGGACTGGGCAACCTTAAGCGCTGCGGAGAAGCAGGAGATTTTGGATGAGTACCGGTTGGTGTATCGCTCGAACTCGACGGTGAACTGGTGCCCTGGCCTGGGCACTGTGCTGGCGAATGAGGAGGTCACGGCTGATGGCCGTTCGGAGCGCGGCAACTTCCCCGTGTTCCGGAAGAATCTTCAGCAGTGGATGATGCGCATCACGGCGTACTCGGATCGTTTGATCGATGATCTGGAGTATTTGGATTGGACGGACAAGGTCAAGTCCATGCAGCGCAACTGGATCGGACGGTCCCGTGGTGCGGAGGTGACGTTCCAGTCCCCAGCCGGCGGTATTGATGTGTTCACGACCCGTCCGGATACCCTGTTCGGAGCGACGTACATGGTGCTCGCCCCGGAGCATGAGCTGGTGGATCAGTTGGTAGAAGCCGTTGGTGAGGACGCCTATGAGGGGGTTGATGAGCGATGGACGTACGGCTCGGCGTCGGTATCTCAGGCGGTAGAGGCCTACCGTGCGGCGATCGCGGCGAAGAGCGACCTGGAACGTCAGGAAAATAAGGAAAAAACGGGCGTTTACCTGGGCGTTCACGCGATCAATCCGGTGAACGGCGCGGAGGTGCCGGTGTTCATCGCCGATTACGTGCTGACGGGGTACGGCACCGGCGCGATCATGGCCGTGCCGGCGCACGACACGCGCGACTACGAATTCGCGACCGTGTTTGGGCTGCCGATCGTGGCGGTGCTGGACGGCGAGGTCAGCCAGGAGGCGTTCGTGGGGGACGCGAGGCACATCAACTCGAAGAATGACGCCGGGCTGGACCTGAACGGGCTGGGCCAGGCGGAGGCGATTGACTCCGCGATCGCGTGGCTGGAGAGCAACGGCGCAGGTCACGGGAAGATTCAGTACAAGCTGCGCGACTGGCTGTTCGCTCGGCAGCGTTACTGGGGCGAGCCGTTCCCGATTGTGTACAGCAAGGATGGGGTGGCGCACGCGCTGCCGGAGTCGATGCTGCCGGTGGAGCTGCCGGAAGTGGAGGACTACAAGCCGGTCAGCTTCGACCCGGAGGACGCGCAGTCGGTGCCGCAGCCGCCGCTGGCGAAGGCGACCGAGTGGGTGAGTGTCACGCTGGATCTGGGCGACGGCAACGGGCCGCAGGAGTACGTGCGCGATACGAACGTGATGCCGCAATGGGCCGGCTCGTCCTGGTACCAGCTGCGCTACATCGACCCCACGAATGACGAGAAGTTCGTGGACCTGGAGAACGAGCGCTACTGGGTGGGGCCGCGTGAGGGGCGTCCGTCGGGTGGTGTGGACCTGTACGTCGGCGGTGTGGAGCACGCTGTGCTGCACCTGCTGTACTCGCGTTTCTGGCACAAGGTGCTGTTTGACCTGGGGTTTGTCTCCTCGTTCGAGCCGTACCACCGCCTGTACAACCAGGGCTACATCCAGGCGTATGCCTACACGGATGCGCGCGGCGTGTACGTGCCTGCCGAGGAAGTCCAGGAGCGGGACGGCAAATTCTACTACGTGCCGGCCGAGGGCGCGGAGAAGTCCGGATTTGTTGTGGGCCAGGAAGTTGAGGTCTTCCAGGAGTACGGCAAGATGGGCAAGTCGCTGAAGAACGCGGTGTCCCCGGACGAGATCTGCGACAGCTACGGCGCGGACACGCTCCGTGTGTACGAGATGGCGATGGGGCCGCTGGACACGTCGCGCCCGTGGGCCACGAAGGACGTTGTGGGCGCGCAGAGATTCCTGCAGCGTGCGTGGCGCCTGGTAGTGGACGAGGCCACGGGCCAGCCGCGGGTGTCCGACGCTGAGCTGACCGACGACGACCTGCGCGCATTGCACCGCACGGTTGCCGGAGTGCACGAGGACTATGCGGAGCTGCGGGACAACACCGCCGTGGCGAAGCTGATTGAGTATGTGAATTACTTGACGAAGACGTACGCGTCGGCGGCTGAGGGCGCGCCGCGCGCGGCTGTGGTTCCTCTGGTGCAGATGCTGTCTCCGGTGGCGCCGCACATTGCGGAGGAGATGTGGTCCATTCTGGGCGGCTCGGACACCATCACGTTTGAGCCGTTCCCAACGTGGGACGAGAAGTGGTTGGTGGATGACACCATCGAGCTCCCTGTGCAGGTCATGGGCAAGGTTCGTGGCCGTATTGTGGTCGCGGCGGATGCTTCCCAGGATGAGGTTGAGGCGGCAGCGCTGGCCGAGCCAAATGTTGCAGGGCATATTGAGGGCAAGACGATCGCCAAGATCATCGTTGTTCCTGGCCGTATGGTCAATATTGTTGCGAAGTAG
- a CDS encoding SdpI family protein has protein sequence MIVLTVILAVLGVAILAIGAAGIAGILPGNSVIGLRIPEVRKSKEMWVMGHKIAGPAWAGAGLALLGAALVSLRASGFLWLIIAMLVIGALVLLGMGAGMAAHALAQIDARRKAAEASAEGGCCSEDGGCGCGSADGDAGACGTGEADGAGAGAAGAAAQHGCSSTGQPTAAECASGNACGSCSLNGACEGGGAAFDTAGTARVSTATPDVAAARQAAAVQDQR, from the coding sequence ATGATTGTCTTGACCGTGATCCTGGCAGTGCTTGGCGTGGCGATTCTGGCTATCGGCGCCGCGGGAATTGCCGGTATTTTGCCTGGTAACTCCGTGATTGGTTTGCGAATCCCGGAGGTTCGGAAGTCCAAAGAGATGTGGGTCATGGGGCACAAGATTGCCGGGCCGGCATGGGCCGGCGCGGGGCTGGCGCTGCTGGGGGCTGCGCTGGTGTCCCTGAGGGCGTCCGGGTTTCTGTGGCTGATTATCGCGATGCTGGTGATCGGCGCGCTGGTACTTCTAGGGATGGGCGCCGGGATGGCGGCGCATGCGCTTGCTCAGATCGATGCACGGCGTAAGGCGGCGGAGGCTTCGGCTGAGGGCGGCTGCTGCTCTGAGGATGGGGGCTGCGGCTGCGGATCGGCTGATGGTGATGCTGGAGCGTGCGGCACGGGTGAGGCTGACGGTGCTGGTGCTGGTGCTGCTGGCGCTGCCGCACAACACGGCTGCAGTAGCACTGGCCAGCCGACCGCCGCGGAATGTGCCAGCGGCAATGCCTGCGGCTCCTGTTCTTTGAATGGTGCCTGCGAAGGCGGCGGAGCTGCCTTCGACACCGCAGGCACTGCACGCGTCAGCACCGCCACCCCTGATGTGGCGGCTGCGCGTCAGGCGGCTGCTGTTCAGGATCAGCGTTAG
- a CDS encoding ribokinase codes for MSTTVVVCGTINVDTFVSVNKFPVAGETIIGEQGPQSLGGKGANQAVACALMGPHTVLLSAVGNDPNGDMAVAELQDRGVNVEYVEHTDLPTGQAFIMNDSEGENIIIVTSGANQVVNPSLQRPIVQRLRQQGSVPVVLAQGELTPEHSALLPRLVQNSDSRLVLNLAPVTTRDQDLLRTANPLIVNATEARDVLELDFDTPIEQVLEQLTKLSQSVVVTLGAQGAVVVDEGRSAAEAVWIPAAKLDQVVDTTGAGDAFVGTVTAALAEGATLVEACRLGNAAGALATQKRGAATSYANAAEVKALAAQAQ; via the coding sequence ATGAGCACCACAGTCGTCGTCTGCGGAACCATCAACGTAGACACCTTCGTATCAGTCAACAAGTTCCCCGTCGCAGGCGAGACCATCATCGGTGAGCAAGGGCCCCAATCACTGGGCGGCAAGGGCGCCAACCAGGCGGTGGCCTGCGCATTGATGGGTCCACACACCGTGCTGCTCAGCGCTGTCGGCAACGACCCCAACGGCGACATGGCCGTCGCAGAACTCCAAGACCGCGGCGTGAATGTGGAGTATGTGGAGCACACCGATCTACCCACTGGCCAGGCGTTCATCATGAACGACTCGGAAGGCGAGAACATCATCATCGTGACCTCTGGTGCGAATCAGGTGGTGAACCCGTCGCTGCAAAGGCCCATCGTCCAGCGGCTACGGCAGCAGGGGAGCGTGCCAGTGGTCTTGGCACAGGGTGAACTCACCCCTGAGCACAGCGCGCTTCTGCCACGCCTGGTGCAGAATTCAGACTCCAGGCTTGTGTTGAATCTGGCGCCGGTGACCACGCGTGACCAGGACTTATTGCGCACCGCGAACCCTCTGATCGTCAATGCCACCGAGGCTCGTGACGTGCTGGAACTAGACTTCGACACGCCTATCGAGCAGGTGCTAGAACAGCTCACGAAACTATCGCAGTCGGTGGTCGTGACCCTCGGCGCGCAGGGCGCAGTGGTGGTCGACGAAGGCCGCTCGGCCGCAGAAGCCGTCTGGATTCCTGCGGCAAAGCTTGACCAGGTGGTGGACACCACGGGCGCCGGAGACGCCTTCGTTGGCACAGTCACAGCCGCCCTGGCGGAAGGTGCGACTCTGGTTGAGGCCTGCCGCCTCGGAAACGCCGCCGGCGCTTTGGCCACGCAAAAGCGCGGCGCGGCAACCAGCTACGCAAACGCCGCTGAGGTGAAAGCCCTCGCAGCTCAGGCTCAGTAG
- a CDS encoding nucleoside hydrolase: MTTDQHSPPRTPQKIILDCDPGHDDAIALLLAHGNPNLDLLAVTTVAGNQTLEKVTANARAVARVGNIHSIPFAAGASRPLLGPQLIPEEIHGDSGLDGPTLPTPDVELASTHAVNLIAEIIEAHAPGEVTLVPTGALTNIALFARMYPHLVERVGGVTLMGGGHHTGNMTPAAEFNILADPEAAQIVFEEPWPVTMVGLDVTHQVLAVPERLEQLKSVGTDVSQFVAELIEFFGAAYMKERHYPGPPMHDPLAVAAVADPSMLRVVRAPVSVETQGAHARGQTIVDLRRTWNAQGGGNSPSSLGIADDAEASDSLVPIPKHYVAFDVDVERFWSVLVDALTRIGDTGFRE, translated from the coding sequence ATGACTACCGATCAGCATTCACCACCACGCACACCGCAGAAAATCATCCTGGACTGCGACCCCGGCCATGACGACGCCATCGCCCTTCTCCTCGCACACGGCAACCCCAACCTCGACCTGTTGGCGGTGACTACCGTCGCCGGCAACCAAACCTTGGAGAAGGTTACAGCCAACGCCCGCGCCGTCGCGCGCGTCGGCAACATCCACAGCATCCCTTTCGCCGCGGGCGCGTCCCGCCCTCTGCTGGGCCCGCAGCTCATCCCGGAGGAGATCCACGGCGATTCCGGCCTTGATGGCCCTACGCTCCCCACTCCAGATGTGGAGCTGGCCTCCACGCATGCGGTGAATTTGATCGCGGAGATCATCGAGGCCCATGCCCCCGGCGAGGTGACCCTCGTCCCCACGGGCGCGCTGACCAACATTGCGCTGTTCGCGCGCATGTATCCGCACCTCGTGGAGCGCGTCGGCGGCGTGACGTTGATGGGCGGCGGCCATCACACGGGCAACATGACTCCCGCCGCGGAGTTCAACATCCTGGCCGATCCGGAGGCTGCTCAGATCGTGTTCGAGGAGCCGTGGCCTGTGACGATGGTGGGGCTCGACGTGACGCACCAGGTGCTTGCGGTGCCGGAGCGGTTGGAGCAGTTGAAGTCTGTGGGCACGGATGTGTCCCAGTTCGTTGCGGAATTGATTGAGTTTTTCGGCGCGGCGTACATGAAGGAGCGTCACTATCCTGGCCCGCCGATGCATGATCCTTTGGCCGTGGCGGCGGTGGCCGATCCGTCGATGCTGCGGGTGGTGCGGGCGCCGGTTTCTGTGGAGACGCAGGGTGCCCACGCGCGGGGCCAGACGATCGTGGACCTGCGTCGTACGTGGAATGCGCAGGGTGGTGGGAACTCGCCGTCGTCGTTAGGAATTGCCGACGACGCCGAAGCCTCCGATTCATTAGTCCCCATCCCCAAGCATTACGTTGCGTTCGATGTGGATGTTGAGAGATTTTGGTCGGTTTTGGTCGATGCGCTGACGCGCATCGGTGACACAGGTTTTAGGGAGTAG